One genomic segment of Immundisolibacter sp. includes these proteins:
- a CDS encoding adenylosuccinate synthase produces the protein MAKNVVVIGTQWGDEGKGKVVDLLTEQAAAVVRFQGGHNAGHTVVVGGVKTVLHLLPSGILRPGVLCLIGNGVVVAPDALLKEIDEVEAAGVDVRARLRISPACPLILPLHVALDQARERALGADKIGTTGRGIGPAYEDKAARRALRVADLLQPERFEARLSELLDLYNFLLTQRFGQTALELAPMLERALIWGEALRPLVADVPGLLHELMAANKPVMFEGAQGTLLDVDHGTYPFVTSSNTIAGAAAVGAGVGPTAIDYVLGITKAYTTRVGSGPFPTELFDDVGRHLADVGAERGATTGRPRRCGWFDAVAMRRSVQLNGVSGLCITKLDVMDDLETVKICVDYRGGSEQFGLYDAQALAGCEPVYEELPGWSGVSAAGDFDQLPANAVRYLRRLEELLGVPVDMVSTGAERSRTIVLRHPFD, from the coding sequence ATGGCGAAGAACGTCGTTGTGATCGGCACCCAGTGGGGTGACGAGGGCAAAGGCAAGGTGGTCGATCTGCTCACCGAGCAGGCCGCCGCTGTGGTGCGATTTCAGGGTGGTCACAATGCCGGCCACACGGTGGTCGTCGGCGGCGTCAAAACCGTGCTGCACCTGTTGCCCTCCGGCATCCTGCGCCCGGGCGTCCTGTGCCTGATCGGCAACGGCGTGGTCGTGGCGCCGGATGCGCTGCTCAAGGAAATCGATGAGGTCGAAGCAGCCGGCGTCGACGTAAGAGCGCGCCTTCGCATCAGCCCGGCCTGCCCACTGATCCTGCCCCTCCACGTGGCGCTCGACCAGGCGCGCGAGCGGGCCCTTGGCGCGGACAAGATCGGCACCACCGGCCGCGGCATAGGTCCAGCCTACGAGGACAAAGCCGCGCGCCGAGCACTGCGGGTAGCGGATCTGCTGCAACCGGAGCGCTTTGAAGCCAGGTTGAGCGAACTACTGGACCTGTACAACTTCCTGCTCACGCAACGCTTTGGCCAAACGGCGCTGGAACTTGCCCCCATGCTGGAACGGGCGCTGATCTGGGGCGAGGCCTTGCGCCCGCTGGTCGCCGACGTGCCGGGCCTGCTGCACGAACTGATGGCCGCCAACAAGCCGGTGATGTTCGAGGGCGCGCAAGGCACCCTGCTGGACGTCGACCACGGCACCTATCCTTTCGTGACCTCGTCCAACACCATAGCGGGAGCGGCCGCGGTTGGCGCCGGCGTGGGCCCGACCGCCATCGACTACGTACTTGGCATCACCAAGGCTTACACCACGCGGGTCGGCTCGGGACCGTTTCCGACCGAACTGTTCGACGATGTAGGCCGCCACCTGGCCGATGTCGGCGCGGAGCGCGGCGCCACCACGGGCCGACCCCGGCGCTGCGGCTGGTTCGACGCCGTAGCCATGCGCCGCAGCGTGCAGCTGAACGGTGTCAGCGGCCTGTGCATCACCAAGCTGGACGTAATGGACGATCTGGAAACGGTGAAAATCTGCGTCGATTACCGCGGCGGGTCGGAACAGTTCGGCCTGTACGACGCCCAGGCGCTGGCCGGCTGCGAGCCGGTTTACGAGGAATTACCAGGCTGGAGCGGCGTCAGCGCCGCCGGGGACTTTGATCAATTGCCAGCCAACGCCGTACGCTACTTGCGCCGACTGGAAGAATTGCTGGGCGTGCCGGTCGATATGGTGTCTACCGGCGCAGAGCGTTCGCGCACCATCGTGCTGCGCCACCCGTTCGATTGA
- a CDS encoding ATP phosphoribosyltransferase regulatory subunit produces the protein MRWLLPPGIEDLLPTQAEALECSRRSLLDLFAAWGYRLVMPPLVEFADALLTGTGSDLAQQTFQVTDPVSGRLLAIRADITPQVARIDARDADPAPARLCYLGSVLTTQIASLDASRNPMQVGAELYGHAGPQSDVEILRLMLATLSATGHNSAHVDLGHVGILRGLADAAGLDAEAENTLFELLQRKAGTDIAQFVGSLDLDPAARAWFTGLPQWFGPIGALPALRATLTGLPPAVAAALDELTGIAGELLRFEPDLPLFFDLAELRGYHYHTGLVFAAYSAGFGQAMAWGGRYDGIGRVFGRARPATGFSADLKRLLAIAQDPPPPVLAPWVSDPELTALVQRLRSAGHRVVYDLPGSDPGAIGERIVRRDGGWTLPNSG, from the coding sequence GTGCGCTGGTTGCTGCCACCCGGCATAGAGGATCTGTTACCGACGCAAGCGGAAGCGCTGGAGTGTAGTCGGCGCAGTTTGCTCGACCTGTTCGCCGCCTGGGGCTATCGCCTGGTGATGCCGCCGCTGGTGGAGTTTGCCGATGCGCTGCTCACCGGCACTGGCAGCGATCTTGCCCAGCAAACATTTCAGGTCACCGATCCGGTGTCCGGTCGATTGCTCGCCATCCGCGCTGACATCACGCCGCAAGTGGCGCGTATCGACGCCCGCGATGCCGATCCGGCGCCAGCCCGGCTGTGCTATCTCGGCTCGGTTCTGACGACCCAGATCGCCTCCCTGGACGCCAGTCGCAACCCCATGCAGGTGGGTGCCGAACTCTACGGCCACGCCGGACCGCAGAGCGACGTGGAGATCCTGCGTCTGATGCTGGCGACGCTGAGCGCCACCGGACACAACAGCGCGCATGTCGATCTGGGGCATGTCGGCATCCTGCGCGGCCTCGCCGACGCCGCGGGCCTCGACGCCGAGGCGGAGAACACGCTGTTCGAGCTGTTGCAGCGCAAGGCGGGAACTGACATTGCCCAGTTCGTGGGCAGCCTGGACCTGGACCCGGCCGCGCGGGCCTGGTTTACCGGCCTGCCGCAGTGGTTTGGCCCGATTGGCGCGCTGCCCGCGCTGCGCGCCACGCTCACCGGTTTACCGCCCGCGGTCGCCGCGGCACTGGATGAACTGACCGGCATCGCCGGTGAGCTGCTGCGTTTCGAACCGGATCTGCCGCTGTTTTTCGACCTCGCCGAACTGCGCGGCTACCATTACCACACCGGCTTGGTGTTTGCCGCGTACAGTGCCGGCTTCGGCCAGGCCATGGCCTGGGGTGGACGCTATGACGGCATCGGCCGGGTGTTTGGTCGCGCCCGGCCAGCCACCGGTTTCAGCGCCGACCTTAAACGGCTGCTGGCCATCGCACAGGACCCACCGCCACCGGTGCTGGCACCTTGGGTCAGCGATCCTGAGCTGACCGCACTGGTGCAGCGCCTGCGTAGCGCCGGACACAGGGTCGTGTATGACCTCCCCGGCAGCGACCCGGGCGCCATCGGCGAGCGCATTGTGCGCCGCGATGGCGGCTGGACGCTGCCAAACTCAGGATAA
- a CDS encoding DUF2065 domain-containing protein codes for MSDLAAAFCLVMVLEGVLPFISPATLRRTAALTGQLPDRALRLGGLASMLVGLLLLQLVR; via the coding sequence ATGAGCGATCTGGCTGCTGCTTTTTGCCTGGTGATGGTCCTGGAAGGCGTTCTGCCGTTCATCAGTCCGGCCACGCTACGGCGAACTGCGGCATTAACCGGGCAATTACCGGACCGGGCGCTGCGCTTGGGCGGGCTTGCCAGCATGCTGGTCGGCCTGTTGCTGCTGCAACTCGTGCGCTGA
- the hflC gene encoding protease modulator HflC, with the protein MNRALFIVAALAALGLLVANTVFYTVDQRERVLLFRLGEVIAADLPPGLHMKYPFVNNVVKYDGRIQTLDRGPVRYQTSELKNVVVDSFVKWRIADTRGFFVAVGAGDVNARLSQIVNDLSRSAFGKRTVQAAVSGDRNEIMDTLRAQANKRAAEFGVEVVDVRIKRVDLPPEVSSSVYTRMEAERKRVAAELRAKGAEEGERIRSQTDKERTLLLAQARRDGLRIRGEGEARAAARYIEEIGQDTAFYDFYRSLEAYRNSIGTSRDLLVLEPTSNFFKHFDAPTAGDR; encoded by the coding sequence ATGAACCGCGCGTTATTCATCGTCGCTGCGCTGGCCGCTCTGGGCCTGCTTGTCGCCAACACTGTCTTCTATACCGTGGACCAGCGCGAGCGGGTTCTTCTGTTTCGTCTGGGCGAGGTCATCGCGGCCGACCTACCGCCCGGCCTGCATATGAAATATCCGTTCGTAAACAACGTGGTCAAGTACGACGGACGCATCCAGACCCTGGATCGCGGCCCGGTTCGTTACCAAACCAGCGAATTGAAGAACGTGGTGGTTGATTCCTTCGTCAAGTGGCGCATCGCCGATACCCGCGGCTTTTTCGTCGCTGTCGGTGCAGGCGACGTCAACGCGCGCCTGTCACAGATCGTCAACGACCTGTCGCGCAGCGCCTTCGGCAAGCGCACGGTACAGGCCGCTGTCAGCGGCGATCGCAACGAGATCATGGACACCCTGCGGGCGCAGGCCAATAAGCGTGCCGCCGAATTCGGTGTCGAGGTCGTTGATGTACGCATCAAGCGGGTGGACCTGCCGCCCGAGGTCAGCAGCTCCGTCTATACCCGCATGGAGGCGGAGCGCAAACGGGTCGCCGCCGAACTGCGCGCCAAGGGTGCCGAAGAAGGCGAACGCATCCGCTCCCAGACGGACAAGGAACGTACCTTGCTGCTGGCACAGGCCAGGCGCGACGGCCTGCGCATCCGCGGCGAGGGCGAGGCCCGGGCCGCTGCCCGCTACATCGAGGAGATCGGTCAGGACACAGCTTTCTACGATTTCTATCGCAGCCTGGAAGCCTACAGAAACAGCATCGGCACCAGCCGCGACTTGCTGGTGCTGGAGCCGACCAGCAATTTCTTCAAACATTTCGACGCGCCTACCGCGGGCGACCGCTAG
- the hflK gene encoding FtsH protease activity modulator HflK: protein MAWNEPDGSGNRDPWGRRSDAGPPDLDEVFRRLRQRFGGGGGSGNSAGSGAPPPALWGAVLGLLAVLWLASGFYLVREGERGVILRFGKFATTTTPGLRWHLPYPVERLLRVNVGKISDIAVGNPNLGDSDSTSDSLMLTADENIVDIKLVVQYRIKDAAAYVFNLREPDRTLQQVAESAIREVVGKSRMEFIITEGRDTVAQQVAALTQETLDYYRSGLEVTSVNMQDAQPPEQVQAAFFDAVKAREDEQRLINEAQAYRNEVIPRARGEVARIMADAEAYQGQILAKAEGEASRFALVATQYRMAPAVTRQRLYLETMEEVLARTPKVLMSGNENRVSLLPLDRLLQSAPPEPATVGAPASAPAAMTAPLPQTAPRDRSDYLRGREPR, encoded by the coding sequence ATGGCCTGGAATGAACCGGACGGGTCCGGGAACCGCGACCCGTGGGGTCGGCGCAGCGATGCTGGACCGCCGGATCTGGATGAAGTGTTTCGCCGCCTGCGCCAGCGCTTCGGCGGTGGCGGCGGTTCCGGCAACAGCGCTGGTTCCGGAGCCCCCCCACCAGCGCTGTGGGGGGCTGTGCTCGGACTGCTGGCGGTGTTGTGGCTTGCATCCGGGTTCTACCTTGTTCGCGAAGGCGAACGCGGCGTCATACTGCGATTTGGCAAATTCGCTACCACCACCACGCCCGGCTTGCGCTGGCATCTGCCCTATCCGGTCGAACGCTTACTGCGCGTCAACGTCGGAAAAATCAGCGACATCGCAGTCGGCAACCCCAACCTGGGGGACAGCGACTCGACGTCGGACTCGCTGATGCTGACGGCCGACGAGAACATCGTCGACATCAAGCTGGTCGTGCAATACCGCATCAAGGATGCCGCCGCTTACGTGTTTAACCTGCGCGAGCCGGACCGCACCCTGCAACAAGTAGCCGAGTCGGCAATTCGCGAGGTCGTCGGCAAAAGCCGCATGGAATTCATCATCACCGAGGGCCGCGATACCGTCGCGCAACAGGTCGCCGCCCTGACCCAGGAAACCCTGGACTACTACCGATCCGGACTTGAGGTGACCTCGGTCAACATGCAGGACGCACAACCGCCCGAGCAAGTGCAGGCTGCGTTTTTCGACGCCGTCAAAGCGCGCGAGGACGAACAGCGACTGATTAATGAAGCCCAGGCCTATCGAAATGAAGTGATCCCCCGGGCACGCGGCGAGGTGGCGCGCATCATGGCGGACGCCGAGGCCTATCAGGGGCAAATCCTGGCCAAGGCCGAAGGCGAGGCCTCACGATTCGCCCTGGTGGCCACTCAATACCGCATGGCGCCGGCAGTGACCCGCCAACGTCTCTACCTTGAGACCATGGAAGAGGTCCTCGCACGCACACCCAAGGTACTCATGAGCGGTAACGAGAATCGAGTTAGCTTGCTGCCGCTGGACCGCTTGCTGCAGTCCGCCCCGCCGGAGCCGGCGACGGTCGGCGCACCGGCCAGCGCGCCTGCAGCTATGACTGCGCCGCTGCCACAAACCGCGCCGCGTGACCGTTCCGATTACCTGCGCGGCCGGGAGCCCCGCTGA
- the hflX gene encoding ribosome rescue GTPase HflX, whose protein sequence is MLVAVELPGADIALDDDLTEALELTRAVGAELAATLVCRRNQVDPALFIGSGKTAELAELVTASCADLVIFNHPLSPSQERNLERILKCQVIDRIGLILDIFARRARSHEGKLQVELAQLKHLSTRLVRGWTHLERQKGGIGLRGPGESQLETDRRLIRVRIRLLEARLERSVKQRINSRRNRSETPTVALVGYTNSGKSTLFNALTESEVFAADLLFATLDSTLRRLELPDSEPVILVDTVGFVRRLPHALVAAFRSTLEEVRSASLLLHVVDSSRTDERQMMMAQVNGVLDDIGAGDIPQIEVMNKIDLTDHAPAHPAGNGGVERVWLSAHSGSGVDLLRSAVGQRFAASRMRKTLHLPRCDGQLRAGVFRLGQVRHEHFDADGAWQVEFDIGRGELARLAPLLAAADTDTLPTSAITVEQ, encoded by the coding sequence GTGTTGGTGGCCGTCGAGCTGCCAGGCGCGGATATCGCGCTCGATGACGATCTGACCGAAGCCCTTGAATTGACGCGCGCCGTGGGCGCCGAACTGGCGGCGACCCTGGTCTGCCGTCGCAACCAGGTTGACCCGGCGCTATTCATCGGCAGCGGCAAGACCGCGGAACTGGCGGAACTCGTCACCGCGTCCTGCGCTGATCTGGTGATTTTCAATCATCCGCTGAGCCCATCGCAGGAACGCAACCTCGAACGCATTCTCAAGTGCCAGGTCATCGATCGTATTGGATTGATCCTGGACATCTTCGCCCGCCGCGCCCGCTCGCACGAAGGCAAGCTGCAAGTTGAGCTCGCGCAACTGAAACATCTGTCGACTCGCCTGGTGCGCGGCTGGACTCACCTTGAACGTCAAAAGGGCGGTATCGGCCTGCGCGGGCCGGGCGAAAGCCAGCTGGAAACCGACCGCCGGCTGATCCGTGTGCGTATTCGCCTGCTCGAAGCGCGGCTAGAGCGCTCGGTCAAGCAACGCATCAACAGCCGACGCAACCGCAGCGAGACGCCGACGGTGGCCCTGGTCGGCTACACCAACAGTGGCAAATCGACGCTGTTCAATGCGCTGACGGAATCCGAGGTGTTTGCCGCAGACCTGTTGTTCGCGACCCTCGATTCCACTCTGCGGCGCCTTGAACTGCCGGACAGTGAGCCGGTGATATTGGTGGATACGGTCGGCTTTGTGCGCCGCCTGCCGCACGCCCTGGTGGCCGCGTTCCGCTCCACGCTCGAAGAGGTGCGCAGTGCCAGCCTGCTGCTGCATGTGGTGGACAGCTCACGTACGGACGAGCGCCAGATGATGATGGCCCAGGTGAACGGCGTGCTCGATGACATCGGCGCCGGCGATATCCCGCAGATCGAGGTGATGAACAAGATAGACCTCACCGACCACGCGCCCGCCCACCCTGCCGGTAACGGCGGCGTCGAGCGCGTCTGGCTGTCCGCACACAGCGGCTCCGGGGTCGATTTACTGCGCAGCGCAGTCGGCCAGCGATTTGCTGCTTCCAGGATGCGTAAAACGCTGCACCTGCCCCGCTGCGATGGCCAACTGCGCGCCGGCGTGTTTCGTTTGGGCCAGGTGCGGCATGAGCACTTCGACGCCGATGGCGCCTGGCAAGTGGAGTTCGATATCGGTCGCGGCGAGCTCGCGCGCCTGGCGCCGCTGCTGGCCGCCGCCGATACCGACACTTTGCCGACATCCGCGATAACTGTGGAACAATGA
- the hfq gene encoding RNA chaperone Hfq: MKKSQGLQDPFLNLLRKEQIPVSIFLVNGIKLQGQVEAFDQYVVVLKNTVSQMIYKHAISTVVPGRPIRVPTVVEEVPEEEAHP; encoded by the coding sequence ATGAAAAAATCCCAGGGCCTGCAGGATCCATTTTTGAACCTGCTGCGTAAGGAGCAGATTCCGGTTTCTATCTTTTTGGTGAACGGCATCAAGCTGCAGGGACAGGTTGAGGCGTTCGATCAGTACGTGGTGGTGCTCAAGAACACCGTGTCGCAAATGATTTACAAGCACGCCATTTCCACGGTGGTACCCGGCCGGCCGATACGCGTGCCAACCGTAGTCGAGGAAGTGCCGGAGGAAGAAGCCCATCCGTAA
- the miaA gene encoding tRNA (adenosine(37)-N6)-dimethylallyltransferase MiaA — protein sequence MAAVYLLGPTAAGKSALALAIASRLACEIISVDSGQVYRGLDIGTAKPDAAARRAVVHHLLDIRNPDQPYSAGEFRRDALALIAAVEARGHVPLLVGGTFLYFRALERGLATLPAADIAARRAIEADAAQVGWPALHAELAQIDPLLAARIAPTDRQRISRGLEVFRLSGQALSTWHAQTVPSARGSSALRLILAPASRQTLYAAVDARFDAMLAAGLVDEVARLRQADYSGALPALRAIGYRQAWSYLAGELDYPTLVAAGKAASRQYAKRQLTWLRGDPHGHWLDPAGGSVTARVCDLIKRTRDL from the coding sequence ATGGCTGCCGTTTATCTGCTCGGCCCCACCGCCGCCGGCAAGTCGGCGCTGGCGCTCGCCATTGCCAGTCGCCTGGCATGCGAAATCATCAGCGTCGATTCCGGCCAGGTCTACCGCGGCCTGGATATCGGCACCGCCAAACCGGATGCCGCCGCGCGCCGCGCCGTGGTCCATCACCTGCTCGACATCCGCAATCCCGATCAACCCTATTCGGCTGGCGAGTTTCGGCGCGACGCGCTGGCGCTGATCGCAGCCGTTGAGGCACGTGGCCATGTCCCATTGCTGGTGGGCGGGACATTCCTGTACTTCCGCGCTCTGGAGCGGGGCCTTGCCACACTGCCTGCGGCCGACATCGCCGCTCGCCGCGCCATCGAGGCTGACGCGGCACAAGTCGGCTGGCCGGCGCTACACGCCGAACTGGCGCAGATCGACCCGCTGTTGGCGGCCCGCATTGCTCCCACGGACCGTCAGCGCATCAGCCGCGGTCTGGAAGTCTTTCGCCTGTCCGGGCAGGCGCTCAGCACATGGCATGCGCAGACCGTCCCGAGCGCCAGAGGATCCTCGGCGCTGCGTCTGATTCTCGCGCCAGCGTCCCGGCAAACGCTGTACGCCGCCGTGGACGCACGCTTCGACGCTATGCTCGCGGCCGGTCTTGTCGACGAAGTGGCCCGCTTGCGTCAAGCGGACTACTCGGGTGCGCTGCCGGCGCTGCGGGCGATCGGTTACCGGCAGGCATGGAGTTACCTCGCGGGTGAGCTGGACTACCCGACGCTGGTTGCCGCGGGAAAGGCCGCCAGCCGCCAGTACGCCAAACGCCAGCTGACGTGGCTACGGGGCGACCCTCACGGTCACTGGCTGGATCCTGCGGGCGGCAGCGTAACCGCCCGCGTTTGCGATCTCATCAAGCGAACTCGTGATCTGTGA